The Vibrio toranzoniae sequence GTCTCCAACCAGTTTGACCTGTGTGAAGTGCCCATGGACCGTAATCTTTCTGTACGCGCTCTAATTCGCGGTAAACAAGGTCCAGTGCCTCGTCCCAAGTCACACGAATAAAGCGGTTGTTACCACGCGTGTCTGCGCTGTACTTGTGCTTCTTCAACCAATCTAGGCGAACCATTGGGTAACGCACACGAGATGGGCTGTAGATAATACCTTTGATACCTTTCAACATCTCCGTTGGATGTTGATCGATTTCGAGAGGCTTAATTTCTTGTACTTTACCCGCATAAACACGAGCTCGGAATGCCCCCCAGTGAGAACCAGAGACTTTCCACGTACCATCAGTTTCTGCTGCTGAAGCCGACGCTGACGCCAATAAGCTTGGACCAATAACGGATGCCGCACTTGTAGTAGCGACACCTTTCAGAAAACTTCTTCTTGTAATTGCCATTGTGTTACTCCAATTGACGTCTTATTAGTGATGGCCTTCAGAAAAATCTGATGAGTGCTTCTGTAGATACTTAAGAACAAGTGCTTCTGTATCTGTATCGAAGTTAACGAATGCGATCATACCATCTAGCATGCCTACCCAACTGTTAGCACTAAAGTGAGCTTCATCAGGTTGTGAGTGACAAGTTGAGCAGTTGGTTTGATACGCTTGACCAGCAGCGTTCCAGATTGGCCCGAAATCATCAACCATAGACTCTTTCTTCATCCAAAGTGCTAGGTTAACTTCCTCCCACGGTAGGCCCGTTAGCTCATCTTCTTTCTTCTCACCAACAGTGATTACGTCACTTTGTGAGACATCTTTCGTCAAGATCGCGGTTGAGATGTTCATACCGAAGTCTTCTTGGATGACACGCCCGAAGCCCTTGGCTTTACGCCAACCGTCGATTTGAATCTTGATCATGTCGCCTTTTTCATCGATCACGGCTACTTTACTCGCTGGGCTGAGCAGGCCCGCTTCAACTTCAGCCGTTTCATCCGTGTACATTGGAAGGTGACGGATTGAGATAACCTCATTACCTTCAGAGTAAGACGTGCTACCCGCAACTTGCTCAAGCTCACCAACGATACCACTTGCCGATTCCATATCTAATGGAAGGTTGTGTGCAATACCTTTGTGACAATCAACACAGCTTTGATCACGCTCAGCGGCGTTCTTCATTTGGATGCGCGCTGTTGGGCGCATGTTGTCGAAGTCCATCGAATCGTAGTTATGGCAGTTTTTACATTCTAAAGATTTGTTCGAAGAGAAACGATCCCATTCGTGTTTAGCCAGTTCGATACGGCGAGCTTCAAATTTCTCAGGGGTATCTAGGTCACCAAATACCTGAGCGAAGACTTCTTTAGATGCTTGCATCTTACGAGCAATTTTTGCTGTCCATTCATGTGGAACGTGACAGTCAGGGCAGGTGGCACGTACACCAGATGTGTTTTTCCAGTGAACTGTTTCTTGCAGTTCTACGTACACATTGTCGCGCATGGTGTGACAGCTTATACAGAATTCTTCTGTGTTCGTTGCTTCTAACGCAGTATTAAAACCACCCCAAAAAATAACACCGGCGATAAAGCCACCCATAGTTAACACACCAAGACTGATGTGTACTGCTGGGCGAGTCATTGTGCGCCATAATTTCACTAAAAATGATTTCATGTTTAGCTCTCTTAAATATTGATTTCAAAAATGTTGTTACTAGAGGGCATTACATGCCGCCATGAGCACCAGGAGGTCCGAATACGAATACTTGCAATGCCCAAACTAGGAAGCCATAACCGCCTACAAAAGCCACACTTAATATTGGAAAGAGAACCACCGCGATGAAGAGGAAAGACTTCCACTCCAACGAGCGTTTTTCGCCAGTTTTAATTTTATTAACATCACTCATACATTTTGCCTATTTTGTATCTAGTAATTTCGAGTAGCCCATTCTAAGAAGCTAAAGTTATTGCGTATCTAACAACAAATCTTAAACCATACATAAAGTAGGGTTCAATCAAATACCCCCTTATTACCCTTGCTAATCAATACTTTTTTGAGCTCATCCAAACTTGTTTTTAGTTAATTAAAGTTATTAAAAAGTATTAACAAATATGAAAAATTAAGCATGTGTTAGATTTGTTAAATACCAACAATTAAGAAACCAAACCATAAGAACCATTAACAAATCACCTACTAAGTAGTCGCTAAAAAAGCCTAAAACGACCCATATTTTGTACTTTGGTTGTTAAATAATTGAGCTATTTTAATCGATAGATTTGAAGCTGAAATGCATCATTTGACACTTTCAGATATGATGGAGGCCTACTTAAAAGGAAGTATTATGCAAGACGTTATTGATATATCTTGGTGGCAGTTGTTGCTATTCAGTTTACTTCTCATACTACCCATTGCCATCAATCAAAAGCTGAGACTCGGTCTAGGCAAAGAAGCAACTATTAGTATTACTCGGATGGTTGTGCAGCTATTTCTTGTCGGTCTTTACTTAGAGTATTTGTTCACTTTAAACAGCTTGTGGATCAATTTGTTGTGGTTACTCGTTATGATCGTAGTGGGAGCGAGCTCGATTGTTGAAAAGTCGAAGCTACCTAAGAACCTACTTTTAGCACCGGTCATTGTGAGCCTTACGGTCACTTGTGTCCCTATTGTCTTGTTTATTTGCTTTTTCATCATTCAGCCGACACCTGTTTTCAACGCGCAATACCTTATCCCCATTGCAGGTATGTTATTGGGTAATAGTTTAAGCAGTAATATAGTGGCATTGCAGAATTTGTTTGGTGCTTTTGAAACGCAGAAATCAGAATATGAAGCGGCAATCGCATTAGGCGCGTCTCCAACCTACGCTGCTGCACCTTTTGTGCGCAATGCGATACAGAAAGCGATGTCTCCAATTATGGCCTCTATGGCGACCACAGGCTTAGTGACACTACCTGGAATGATGACAGGTCAGATTTTGGGTGGCGCTTCGCCAATGATCGCGATTAAATATCAACTGATGATCATGCTGGCGATTTTCGTGATGATGAGCTGCTCTCTGGCACTGGCTCTTCACCTTTCATTGAAGACTACTTTAACAAAAGAAGGTCGAGTCCTTGCTCAGGTAAAGCCAGAGCACTGACCTCCCCCCAACCAAGAAACTGGTTACTCACTGAATTTGATACAGGTTATCCACAGAAAATGTGGATAACCAAAAACACTACGATCCTTTTTTGTCCATTTTAACCACTGGAAAGATCATTGTTATTGAACCTTGCTTGATTTCAAAGACATATGTCCATATCTTGATTAGCGCTGTTAAGTCTTTAAATGATCATTAGAGAAATAAAGGAGTAAGTTTTCCACAAATAAAAAGCGCCATTAGGCGCTTTCAACTCAATCACAACAAATACACAAAATTAGTTATGCTAAACAGAAGGCTCAATCTCTTCTTCTGATGATTGCTCTAAAGCCGCATCTTCAAGATTAGATTCAACGTTAGAAGGTACTGCGTCAGCATCGCTTTCATTGGCCATTTTACCACCTAAGCTTTTCAAACTGTCCACCAACTCTTCCAAGCTTTTTATATGATCATCACTTTTGGTAATCTGCTCATCTAATAGCTCATTATGTTTGGTCGCCTCAGACAGTTGTTGTACCTGCTGCTGATTCTGACTTTCTAACTTAGCTAACTGCTCGGTCAAAGCTTCGATCTCAGATTTCAACAACGAGGTCATGTCTAAGCTCTTTAGTGCTTTAACGCTCTCTACAATCTTCTGAGATTGTTGACGCAACCCAACATCGCGGTAATCTTCATCATTCACTACTTGTGAAATGCTTAATAGCTGATTCTCAGCATTCAAAACGGATTGTTCGAACTTATCCCCTTTCACGCTCGCAAGCATTTTTACTTCATGAGCGACACTGCGCACGTGGTTCAACTCAAACTCCGCAGCGTGAACCGCGTCTTCAATGATAGACTTTTCACGTGGGCTTGCTTTCACTTGATTTTCGGCCAACACGATTCGAGAAGTCGCTTTAGCAAACGTTAATGGAACAACGTCATCAAAGTCTTCATCCTCTAAGAACTCTAATTCGTCCTTCAAAGGTTCGATGTATTTCTTATGCGCGACTTTTATTTCTAATAAGCGAGCATTATTGAGAAATTCCACCTGCGCTTCTTGAGCGTCTTCAAGTTCATCAACGAGTACGTATTCAAATAATTCGCTGTATTCTGAATACAACTTCTTATAGCGCGATGTAAACATGGTATCTGCACCAAGAAACTTAAGGTACTCCATTTGCGCTATCGAATCGGCAAGTACTCGATCCGCTTTTGTCTTTAATACTAAAATCGAGTCATAGTTTGATTTGATCACAGCAATTTTTTCATCAAAAGCTTCGGCATACGTTAAACTCGAAAAAATCGAATAACTCTGAGTGAGCCGAGACTTGTCTTTCAGTAGGTCCGCATAAATGCTTTCAGCATCATCCCATGCGTCTAACAGTTCATTGTAATTCTCTGGAGCATAGAGAGACAACTGCGCATAGTCTTCAAGCTTCGCTTCCCACTCGGAGTAAACGCTTTCGACAGAATGAAAAGAACGGATCTCGACTGTTGACCCATTATTGTTGTTTGTGGTTTGATTCGCTTCTGTCTGCTCGGAAGGTGTACTCTGACACCCTGCGATAGCAAATAGCATACTAACAACTAATGCTACTTTGTTCGCTCTCACTGATGCATATCCTTTTTTATACAATATTCGCTCAATGCAATATATTTCTAGCCTCAATATATTACAACCACTTAGCAATAAACATCACCGATGACTCAACCGAGCAAAAATAACCCAACATCACCAAAACAAACCCATCAATCGGCGATTAATCACCCAATTTCGTGTCACTTATCAATTCTTTTTATTTACTATTGATTGAGCTGAGAATGCGCACTAAGGTGAGGATAGAGAACGTTATCAATATAGGTTAATTATGAAGTACAACGCTGAACATATTGCTGATTTAAACCTCCTTCTTCAATTTGATGTAAGTAGCGCCGCTACTGGTATTAAAGTTCATCAAGAGGCTGCTCAAGAAACTCAAGACGCCGTTAAGCGTCTATTCGAAAAGAATCTTTGTACTCAACCAGACGGCGGTTACCTAACTGATGAAGGTATTGAGATGGCTGAGCGCGCAGACAAACTCATTCGCGTACTAAACTAAAGCTCCATTGTTCCAATAAAAACTCCACTTGCCTCGGCCGTGGAGTTTTTTCATTTTTGGGCAAAGGTTTGTTAGGCTTATACCAATCACAGTAATTGACTAAGCAGCAATAGCGTACGAAAAAGCTTGGTGACCCGTTAGTTACTACGGTTGATATTATTGTAAATCCATAACTTACAGTTGTGAGGAACACATGGCTTCTATATTTATAGTCGGTGCGGGATGGGTAAGTGCACCTTTATCTGAGCATCTAGAGAAACATGGTAACCGAGTGGTGGTTACGAAAACGACCCAAGCAGGAGCTGACGCGATTGGCCGCGAGCGTATTCCATGTGAAGTATTTCGGTTTGACTCATCACAGGCAGAGCAAACTGTCGTTCAACTTTATTCGCTGTTACTCGAAAATAATGCCGAGATTGTGATTGGTAGCTTCCCTCCTGGCTTTAGAAAAGGCGCAGGCCAACAGTATGCCGATTACTGGAAACAGCTAACCAAAGCTTGTCAGAAGGCAAACGTTAAGAAGCTCATTATGGTTAGCTCAACAACGGTGTACCCAACCAAACCTGGGGTATTAAAAGAGGAAGATGCCTCACTCACCCTTGCCATTTCAGACGACGAACAAACGTATTCGTTTTCCGATAACGCACGAGTTATGCTGCAAGCGGAACAATTGGTGATAGATTCCAGCATCGACTACACCATTTTACGTTTTAGTGGGTTGATTGGGCCTAGTCGTCATCCATCAAGGTTTGCAAGTAAACTGAAACAGGTCAGTACCCAAGCCCCAGCCAATATGCTCCACCTTGACGATGCTATTGGTGCTATCGACTTCGCCATTAACCAGCTACACAATGAAGTTGTTAATGTGACCACCCCAAATACTGTAAGTAAGGCGGAGTTTTATGCCGCGGCACTGAAAAGCGCCAACAGCAGCGAGCCTCTACCACCAGTTGTCGATACACCCGACAAGCTGATCTCATCGAAAAAAATTCTCGACTTAGGTTATTCGTTTAAATTCGAATCCACATTGGACGCACTTCATGACTGAACTATCTACAGCGAAGAAAGATCCCAGCATTAAACTACACCGCGCGATCGACACCCTTTGGAATTTTATGTCTATGGGTCACAAGGTAAAGCCTTCTGACTGTATTTTTGTTTTGTGCAGTAATGATACTCGTGTGGCTGAATACGCATCTGAGCTTTATCACAAAAAAATAGCACCTTATATCGTTTTTTCTGGCGGTGTGGGACGCTTTACCGAAGAGGTTTTTGATCGCTCAGAAGCCGAAACATTTGCGGCTATCGCAAGAGATTGTGACGTACCCGACTCAGACATTATTATTGAGAAGTACGCAACCAATACGGGTGAAAATGTACGCTTTACTTACGAGTTGCTCAAACAACGCGGGCTATCACCAAAGCGACTTACCTTGGTACAGAAACCCTTTATGGAGAAACGTACTTACGCTACTTTCAGTAAACAATGGCCTGACGAAGCTTCGGAACTCACTGTGACTTCACAATGGAGAAATTGGGACGATTATTATAATGAAGAGCTGTCATTAGATATGGTGTTAGGCGCGTTAATTGCCGATTTTGAGAGAATAAAATTATACCCAATCCAGGGGTTTCAGATTGAGATGCCTATTCCCAACGATGTTGATCACGCCTATCGAGCATTGAAAAAATTGGGCTTCGAATAATACCAATCACAGTAAGTGATCATAAATAGCGCAGGAGCAAAGCTGATATTTTCGAGTGTTTAGCAAGCTAGAGTGACCAGTTATTTACGACGATTGATATAAAGCAGAATTAGTAGTTCAATAAGTAAAACGGTGGCTCTTGGCCACCGTTTTTAGTTTTAACAACACCGATTAAAGAGCCGCTTATTTTCCTAATGCTTCTTTATAATGCTGACGACAAGCAGAAACATATTGGTCATTACCACCAATGGAAACTTGGTCACCTTCAGCAATAGCCACCCCGTGCTCATCAGTACGAATCACCATGTTCGCTTTTCGGCCACAGTGGCAAATCGTTTTTAGTTCTACGAGTTTATCGGCCCAAGATAATAAGTAACGGCTACCTTCAAATAACTCCCCCAGAAAGTCAGTACGTAAACCGTAGCAAAGTACTGGGATATGCAGTTTATCGACCACTTCAGTTAATTGGTACACCTGCTCTTTCGATAAGAACTGACACTCATCGATCAATACACAGTGGCGTTTTTCTATTTCGTTTAGCTCTTGAACCGCATTAAACAAATTCGTGTCATTCATAAAAAGTTGAGCTTCAGATTGCAGACCAATTCGTGAGCTCACTTTACCAATGCCATAGCGATCGTCTAACGCTGCAGTAAAGATCACTGGCGTCATACCACGCTCTTGGTAGTTGAATGAAGATTGAAGAAGCGTTGTTGATTTACCCGCATTCATTGCCGAGTAATAAAAATACATCTGAGCCACAGAAATATTCCTGTTAGGTAAAGGAGAAATAAAAGAGTTTTTGCTTAAAAAAAAGGGCTGACAATCAGCCCTCTCTATATAGAATTTACTTGCGACGCCATGTCGTCCCTTCTGGACCATCTTCCAGAACAATACCCAACTCGTTCAATTTATCACGTGCAAGGTCGGCATTCGCCCAATCCTTGGAAGCACGGGAATCATTACGCAGTTTGATTAATGCTTCGATTTCAGCGACTTCCTCATCATTATCCACTGCATTACCTTTTAGGAAAGCTTCTGGGTCTTGGTGAAGAATACCAATAATGTCCGCTAATTCACGCATCAACGCACCAAGAGCGCTGGCTTTCTCAATACTTTCAGTCTTAATACGGTTAATGTCGCGAGCCATTTCGAACAATACTGAATACGCTTCAGGCGTGTTGAAATCATCGTTCATCGCTGTCGAGAAGCGAGTTACATACTCTTCACCACCAGCAGGAGCTGCTGTTAAGTCTAAACCACGAAGTGACGTGTATAAACGCTCTAGTGAAGCTCGTGCTTGGTTCAGATTATCTTCACTGTAGTTAAGTTGGCTACGGTAGTGACCAGACATTAAGAAGTAACGAACCGTTTCAGCATCGTAATGTGCTAATACATCACGAATAGTGAAGAAGTTACCTAACGACTTAGACATCTTTTCTTTGTCTACCATCACCATACCACTGTGCATCCAAGTATTTACATACTGAGTGCCATGCGCACAGCAAGATTGCGCGATTTCATTTTCGTGGTGAGGAAATTGTAAATCTGAACCACCGCCGTGGATATCAAAATGATTACCAAGTATAGAAGAGTTCATTGCTGAACATTCAATGTGCCAACCTGGACGACCAGGGCCCCATGGCGATTCCCATGTTGGTTCACCTGGCTTAGACATTTTCCAAAGCACAAAGTCTAATGGGCTACGTTTTGCAGAATCAACGTCTACACGAGCACCGGCTTGAAGCTGCTCAAGATCTTGCTTAGACAATTTGCCGTACTCGTCAAACTTCTTCACTTCAAACATCACATCACCGTTGCTTGCTACATAAGCAAAACCACGTTGAATTAGTTTTTCTACTAGCTCGACAATTTCAGTGATGAACTCTGTGGCACGAGGCTCAACATCTGGGCGTTTCATGTTCAAAGCATCAAAATCAGCATACATTTCATTGATCAGACGCTCAGTAAGAGAATCACAAGACTCACCGTTCTCGTTAGCACGCTTGATGATTTTGTCATCGATATCTGTGATGTTACGAACAAAGTTCAAATCGTAACCAAGGTAACGCAGGTAACGAGTTACGACGTCAAAAGAGACGAACGTACGGCCGTGACCAATGTGACAGAGATCGTAGATGGTTACCCCACAGACATACATGCCGACTTTACCGGCTGTAATTGGCTTGAATTCCTCTTTCTGTCTTGTGAGTGTGTTATAAATTTTCAGCATGATCTCTATCTATATTTGTGTATTAATCAAAATAAGACAGCAAGTATATCAATTCATGCGTTATTAGGTAATCCCCCAAAGCAGTAATTAGCTTAAACAATCCAGTTAAGTGAATGATTTGGTGATTTGAAAGTCAGCCAACATGCGCTAGAATTCGAACTTCATATTAAAAAGACAGTAAGGTAACAATCATGATCATCCTTCACACAAATTTTGGTGACATCAAAGTTCAACTTAACGAAGAAAAAGCACCAGAAACAAGCGCAAACTTCCTACAGTATTGCCGTGACGGTTTCTACGACAACACGCTATTCCACCGTGTTATCGATGGTTTCATGATTCAAGGCGGCGGTATGACTTCTGGCCTTAAAGAAAAAGCGACTCGCGCAACAATCAAGAACGAAGCAAACAACGGCCTAACTAACAAAGTAGGTACACTTGCAATGGCTCGTACTATGGAACCGCATTCAGCGAGCTCTCAGTTCTTTATCAACGTGAACGACAACTCTTTCCTTAACTTCCGTAGCGAAAGCTTAGACGGCTGGGGCTACTGTGTATTTGCTGAAGTTGTTGAAGGCATGGACATCGTAAACAAGATTAAAGGTGTGAGCACTGGCTCTATGGGCATGCACCAAGATGTACCTCTAGAAGAAGTGATCATCACTGGTACTACAATCGAAGCTTAATTCATCGCTTTCGGTTAGAGCGTGTTGCTCTCGAATTAAATATGACCGAGAAAGCTCAACACGCTCTAGTATGAATAATTGATGAGCCGATAAAAATCAGGATATAGGGAGCGAATTGCTCCCTTTTTTGGACCTATGAAAACATATTTTATTTCAGATCTGCACCTTACTCCGTCAAGACAAGACATCACCGACTGCTTCTTAACATTTATGAAGAACGAAGCGGTAGAAGCAGATGCACTCTACGTCTTAGGTGACCTTTTCGAGTTCTGGATTGGTGACGACGACAAAAGTGAGTTCGCAACTTCCATACGCCAAGCGTTTATTGACCTAGTAAAAACGGGGGTACCTTGCTACTTCACTCAAGGTAACCGTGATTTCCTCGTCGGCAAAAAATTTGCCAAACAAACAGGCGTGCAACTTCTAAACGAAGTATCGACGATCGATATCTACGGACAAAAAGCCGTTGTGTTGCATGGTGATACCTTATGTACCGAAGATGTAAAGTATCTCGCCTTTAGAGAAAAAGTTCATCAACCTTGGTTACAATGGATCTTCAATAAAATTCCGTTTTTTATTAAAAAGAAAATCGTCTCTAAAGTTCAATCTGATATCAAAGATGACAAACAGACTAAATCTTTAGACATCATGGATGTGACGCAACAAGAAGTTGAAAGTGTGATGGAGCGAAGCCACGTAGATTTAATGATACACGGACATACTCACCGCCCCGACATCCACACCTTTAATGCCAATAGCTGCACTAAAACACGTATAGTACTTGGTGATTGGTACACGCAAGGCTCAGTTTTAGTCTTCACTCCAAAAGGTTTTGAACTACAGAATCGAGAGTTTGGCAATAGCTTTCAACATTACTCTTAAACTTTTACTTTGATTATAATTATCGATCAGACTTTCTAAGATTGTAGATGGTAATTTCTGCCGAATTAGCTATTATTTCTCTATCAGAAATAAACCGAACACAGTACCAAGTTGAAATATTCATATGTAGCACGTCAACCAATACTCGACACAGATAAAAAAACCATAGGTTACGAGTTGCTATTCAGGGATGGTCCTAAGAACACTTTCCCTGAAGTAGAACCGGAGCTCGCTACTAGTCGTTTACTTTCAGATCACTTCTTGTCGACTCACTACAATACACTGGGTGATAGGCTTGGGTTCGTTAACTTTCCTTATGCAAGCCTGATTAACTTAGTTCCTACTTTGTTCCCCAAAGAAAGCCTCGTTGTAGAGGTGCTTGAAGACTGCGAACCAACAGACGAATTACTTGAAGCAATCAAGACTATCTATGATGCGGGCTACACCATCGCATTAGATGATTTTGTGCCAAGCAAAGCTTGGAAGCGTTTCTTACCCTACATATCGATTATCAAATTTGATATCCGCCAGATCTCAATTGAGAAAGCTTCGATGTTCATGACCTCGCTAAAAGGGCTGAATATCAAGTTTCTTGCTGAAAAAGTCGAGACTTACGATGAGTATCAAGAGGCGAATCAAGCAGGCTTTACCTATTTTCAAGGTTATTTCTTTAGTAAACCAGAAATGATTCAAACTCGAGCTTTGAACCCTGCCTTTTTAACGATCGTTCAGTTGTTAAAAGAAATAGCTCATGATCCCATTGATTTTAGTGAAGTTGAACGCTTGATAACCTTGGATGTGACACTTTCATATAAGCTACTCACCTACGTGAACTCCGCCGGCGGTTCAGCAACGATGATTCGTTCATTCCGACAAGCCCTTATTTTTCTTGGAGAACAAAAGCTGCGGAAGTTTGTCTCACTTGTGGCAATTGCATCAGCGAAAGAAGATAAACCAGACTCACTTTATGGTTTAGCAGTACTGCGTGCTCGTCAGTGTGAACTATTGGTAGAAAAGATGAATGTCAAAGTTGAACCCGGACAAGCTTTTTTGACTGGTATGTTCTCCCTACTCGATTCACTATTTGACCAACCGTTGAAGCACGTTTTGGACTCTGTCCCCATTGATGAAGAGATCAAGCAGGCTTTGATACAAAGAAAAGGCGTGTTAGGAGCGATCATGGCAATGGTCATCGCTTATGAGCAGGCTGAATGGGACGAAGCAACGCGTATTCGGAAACTGCTTAACTTAAGTGAAACTCAACTCGGCCAAGCTTATGATGAAGCCACAACTTGGGCTCAAGAACTGTTATCACCTCCATTAAAATAGTCGCCTCACAACTGCTTCGATAGAAACTAAACTTTGGTGAGTAGTCATTTCTTGTTAAACTTCAACGCATTCATTTATGGCCTCTTACTAGAGGCCATTTTTACAGGACCAGACTATGTCTTTATGCCCATGCGGTAGCCAAAACACTTACCAACATTGCTGTGAAGCGGCACACCTTGACCACAAAAATATTGAAACACCCGAGCAACTAATGCGCTCTCGTTATTCAGCGCACGTGTTGGGTTTGGTTGATTATGTCGTTGCTACCTACCACCCTAGCTGTAATGCAGAAGCACAAAGAGAAGGCATTACCGAATCTATCAACAGTGGTTGGGCGGGCTTAGAAGTCATCAATACTGCTACAGGTTCACACGAAAACGAAGGTTTTGTTGAGTTTAAAGCCTACTTCAATGAAGACGGCGCGCAATATTGCATGCAAGAACGCTCGCGTTTCGTTCGTGAAGATGGCCTTTGGTTCTATATCGATGGTGAGTTCCCAGAGCAAGAAAACGAACATGAAGAGCTAACAGAGCCAGAGATTGACCCTCGCCTAAACCAAACCGTAGAGAGCTTCAAGATCGGCCGCAATGATCCGTGTATTTGTGGTAGCGGTAAGAAATATAAAAAGTGCTGCGGCTAATACTGAGACTTAAGAGAGCTGAGTGCTAAAGAGATTCCTGACGTCGCTTAGGCTTCTCGGAATGACGAGGCCTAAAGGTGAAGCAATACATTCAAGAACGCTAAAAAGCCCCGTAAACATGGCTGTCTACGGGGCTTTTGTCTGTCTTCTAGGCAGTTCTATGAATCTAAAGAGAGCTTACTTATGGCGCTCTTTAAGTTTATTCACTACGTCGTTCATTGATAGGCCTTGGTCTTGAAGAAGAACCATTAGGTGGTAAATCAAATCTGCGGATTCACACACTAACTCCGCCTTATCGCCCGACGTCGCCGCAAGCGCGACTTCAACGCCTTCTTCGCCCACTTTTTGCGAAATACGCTTGGTGCCACGGGCATATAGACTGGCAGTATAAGAAGACTCAGGGTCTGCGTCCTTGCGGGCAGCCAGTAGCTGCTCAAGCTGATGAAGCCACACCATCTGAGATTCTTCTTGTTTGTCCACATCCCAACATGTTGTTGTACCAGTATGACACGTTGGGCCAATGGGATTGACCTTGACCAGTAAAGTGTCATTGTCACAGTCCAAGGCAATGTTTTGCAGTTGCAATACATTGCCCGACGTTTCACCTTTGGTCCACAAACGCTCTTTTGTGCGAGAGAAAAACGTCACTTGCCCAGTTTCGCCTGTTTTCTCTAGTGCTGCTGGGTTCATGTATCCCATCATTAACACTTGGCTAGATTGGTAATCCTGAACAATAGCTGGCACTAAGCCACCCACTTTTTCCCAATCAATACGCTCTGATAATGCGCCTACTGCTGTTTTTGATAAACATACTGGTTCAAAACTCATAGTCGCACCTCTACATCCTGTTGTTTTAAATACTGTTTAAGTTCACCAATATTGATGACTTGTTTGTGGAATACCGAAGCCGCTAATGCTCCGTCCACATTGGTCTTTTTGTAGGCTTCAGCAAAGTGCTCCATCGCGCCAGCACCACCAGAGGCAATCAATGGCACGTTACATACAGAGCGCACCATATTAAGTTGCTCAATATCGTAACCGTTGCGAACACCATCTTGGTTCATCATGTTTAATACGATCTCGCCTGCGCCACGCTTCTGTACTTCCTGTACCCAATCTTTGGTTTCCCACGCGGTTGCTTTAGTACGCGCTTCATCGCCTGTGAATTGAT is a genomic window containing:
- a CDS encoding YdcF family protein, translating into MTELSTAKKDPSIKLHRAIDTLWNFMSMGHKVKPSDCIFVLCSNDTRVAEYASELYHKKIAPYIVFSGGVGRFTEEVFDRSEAETFAAIARDCDVPDSDIIIEKYATNTGENVRFTYELLKQRGLSPKRLTLVQKPFMEKRTYATFSKQWPDEASELTVTSQWRNWDDYYNEELSLDMVLGALIADFERIKLYPIQGFQIEMPIPNDVDHAYRALKKLGFE
- a CDS encoding NAD(P)H-binding protein → MASIFIVGAGWVSAPLSEHLEKHGNRVVVTKTTQAGADAIGRERIPCEVFRFDSSQAEQTVVQLYSLLLENNAEIVIGSFPPGFRKGAGQQYADYWKQLTKACQKANVKKLIMVSSTTVYPTKPGVLKEEDASLTLAISDDEQTYSFSDNARVMLQAEQLVIDSSIDYTILRFSGLIGPSRHPSRFASKLKQVSTQAPANMLHLDDAIGAIDFAINQLHNEVVNVTTPNTVSKAEFYAAALKSANSSEPLPPVVDTPDKLISSKKILDLGYSFKFESTLDALHD
- a CDS encoding TIGR02647 family protein, translating into MKYNAEHIADLNLLLQFDVSSAATGIKVHQEAAQETQDAVKRLFEKNLCTQPDGGYLTDEGIEMAERADKLIRVLN
- the torE gene encoding trimethylamine N-oxide reductase system protein TorE translates to MSDVNKIKTGEKRSLEWKSFLFIAVVLFPILSVAFVGGYGFLVWALQVFVFGPPGAHGGM
- the torC gene encoding pentaheme c-type cytochrome TorC, whose amino-acid sequence is MKSFLVKLWRTMTRPAVHISLGVLTMGGFIAGVIFWGGFNTALEATNTEEFCISCHTMRDNVYVELQETVHWKNTSGVRATCPDCHVPHEWTAKIARKMQASKEVFAQVFGDLDTPEKFEARRIELAKHEWDRFSSNKSLECKNCHNYDSMDFDNMRPTARIQMKNAAERDQSCVDCHKGIAHNLPLDMESASGIVGELEQVAGSTSYSEGNEVISIRHLPMYTDETAEVEAGLLSPASKVAVIDEKGDMIKIQIDGWRKAKGFGRVIQEDFGMNISTAILTKDVSQSDVITVGEKKEDELTGLPWEEVNLALWMKKESMVDDFGPIWNAAGQAYQTNCSTCHSQPDEAHFSANSWVGMLDGMIAFVNFDTDTEALVLKYLQKHSSDFSEGHH
- a CDS encoding thymidine kinase — protein: MAQMYFYYSAMNAGKSTTLLQSSFNYQERGMTPVIFTAALDDRYGIGKVSSRIGLQSEAQLFMNDTNLFNAVQELNEIEKRHCVLIDECQFLSKEQVYQLTEVVDKLHIPVLCYGLRTDFLGELFEGSRYLLSWADKLVELKTICHCGRKANMVIRTDEHGVAIAEGDQVSIGGNDQYVSACRQHYKEALGK
- a CDS encoding ABC transporter permease — its product is MQDVIDISWWQLLLFSLLLILPIAINQKLRLGLGKEATISITRMVVQLFLVGLYLEYLFTLNSLWINLLWLLVMIVVGASSIVEKSKLPKNLLLAPVIVSLTVTCVPIVLFICFFIIQPTPVFNAQYLIPIAGMLLGNSLSSNIVALQNLFGAFETQKSEYEAAIALGASPTYAAAPFVRNAIQKAMSPIMASMATTGLVTLPGMMTGQILGGASPMIAIKYQLMIMLAIFVMMSCSLALALHLSLKTTLTKEGRVLAQVKPEH